A window of the Candidatus Tectomicrobia bacterium genome harbors these coding sequences:
- a CDS encoding ComEC family competence protein produces the protein MHPLDFLTLGYVGSLLAEAVPAGTGQAGAALAAALLLGLGALAARMSEGRLPGLGKAALPLLLAASGALAGAAVPAFHRWMVPSHHLLKNLPYGRINLIGHLAQPPERSEGRGGRRPRLTVEVERLVVRGVDVPARGAARITLSSALERPLEVGDRVLIRGVRLYPPRRYLNPDGFDYREFMRLLGVHATGFAHPRSVARLESREKAAWRRALFGVRERMRAHFRSALPEDAAGLLEVMTIGVREELDPEIRAAFRLTGTAHLLAISGLHVGFIAAFFYFVLRRTSRRLPPAWFPYRPVVLTPDKAASLGTIAMIVLFALLSGARVSTVRAAIMGVAYLTARVLERKGGALHSVLLAALFILLIEPAFIWDAGFQLSFVAVTAIILSVRRGPLAQPEGEGGRKPRWRLWLKEFAWVQLVVSTAVAPLTAWHFQEAHPVGLAANFFLIPIASLAVPLAFLFALAGALLPQALEILLLPFDALLALLARAMILLTRWGAALPGGSWTVPPPSRELMLGFFLAFLAALGARRAAWRRAGWAGAAAAVLWMLLPSPLSFGGRAAATGRTALLLPDGGRADIFLLRLPDGRGFAVDAGGASGGFDTWRNVVAPLLRREGGTSWEALFAFSPATAPLAARELGSAMRLARTFGPDFLESEGRRAPGVTGAPRVAWETSSPPARLRLLRWPGGASAFEVTHGEARWLLFAGRVSGAFDADTLPGRGYDVIRLPESLLERRDVLDWLSRARPPAIIASPWRGGGPPPRDWRETRARQHALGVYRPWRRGMARLETAGGPIGRGGEMVRYEMAASWPAASPGRWTAWRPRGPLSADETDASEEDE, from the coding sequence TTGCACCCTCTCGATTTCCTGACGCTGGGCTACGTGGGCTCCCTCCTCGCGGAGGCCGTCCCGGCCGGGACGGGCCAGGCGGGCGCGGCGCTGGCGGCGGCGCTCCTGCTCGGCCTGGGGGCCCTGGCGGCCCGGATGAGCGAAGGGAGGCTCCCGGGGCTGGGGAAGGCGGCTCTCCCCCTCCTCCTGGCGGCCTCGGGCGCCCTGGCGGGAGCGGCGGTGCCCGCCTTCCACCGCTGGATGGTCCCCTCCCACCACCTCCTGAAGAATCTCCCCTATGGAAGAATCAACCTCATCGGGCACCTGGCGCAGCCCCCCGAACGGAGCGAGGGGCGCGGCGGCCGCCGCCCCCGGCTCACGGTGGAGGTGGAGCGCCTCGTCGTCCGGGGGGTGGATGTCCCCGCCCGGGGCGCCGCCCGCATCACCCTCTCCTCCGCGTTGGAGCGGCCCCTGGAGGTGGGTGATCGCGTCCTCATCCGGGGCGTCCGCCTCTACCCGCCCCGCCGCTACCTGAACCCGGACGGCTTCGACTACCGCGAGTTCATGCGCCTCCTCGGGGTGCACGCGACGGGCTTCGCGCATCCCCGGTCCGTCGCCCGGCTCGAATCCCGGGAAAAGGCCGCGTGGCGGCGGGCCCTCTTCGGGGTGCGGGAGCGGATGCGCGCTCACTTCCGGTCCGCCCTGCCCGAGGACGCGGCGGGCCTGCTGGAGGTGATGACGATCGGCGTCCGCGAGGAGCTGGACCCCGAAATCCGGGCGGCGTTCCGCCTGACGGGCACCGCCCACCTCCTCGCCATCAGCGGCCTGCACGTGGGCTTCATCGCGGCGTTTTTCTATTTCGTCCTGAGGCGGACCTCCCGCCGGCTCCCGCCGGCGTGGTTCCCCTACCGCCCGGTGGTCCTCACCCCGGATAAGGCGGCCTCGCTCGGCACCATTGCCATGATTGTGCTCTTCGCCCTGCTGAGCGGGGCGAGGGTGTCCACCGTGCGGGCGGCCATCATGGGCGTGGCCTACCTGACGGCGCGCGTGCTGGAGCGGAAGGGTGGCGCGTTGCACTCCGTCCTGCTGGCGGCCCTCTTCATCCTCCTCATCGAGCCCGCCTTCATCTGGGACGCGGGCTTCCAGCTCTCCTTCGTCGCGGTGACGGCCATCATTCTCTCCGTCCGGCGCGGGCCGCTGGCCCAGCCGGAGGGGGAGGGCGGGCGGAAGCCCCGCTGGCGCCTCTGGCTCAAGGAGTTCGCCTGGGTCCAGCTCGTGGTCTCGACAGCGGTCGCGCCCCTGACGGCGTGGCACTTCCAGGAGGCCCATCCCGTCGGGCTGGCGGCCAACTTCTTCCTGATCCCCATCGCCTCGCTGGCCGTGCCCCTGGCCTTCCTCTTCGCCCTGGCCGGAGCCCTGCTGCCCCAGGCCCTGGAAATTCTGCTCCTTCCCTTCGACGCGCTCCTGGCCCTCCTCGCGCGGGCGATGATCCTGCTCACGCGGTGGGGCGCGGCCCTGCCCGGAGGCTCCTGGACCGTGCCGCCGCCCTCCCGGGAGCTGATGCTCGGCTTCTTCCTGGCCTTCCTGGCGGCCCTCGGCGCCCGGCGCGCGGCGTGGCGGAGGGCGGGCTGGGCGGGAGCGGCCGCCGCCGTCCTCTGGATGCTGCTCCCCTCCCCTTTGTCCTTCGGGGGGCGGGCCGCCGCGACGGGACGGACGGCCCTCCTCCTTCCGGACGGAGGCCGGGCGGACATCTTCCTCCTGCGGCTTCCCGACGGCCGGGGATTCGCCGTGGACGCCGGAGGCGCGAGCGGAGGCTTCGACACCTGGAGGAACGTGGTGGCCCCTCTCCTTCGGCGGGAGGGGGGCACGTCGTGGGAAGCCCTCTTCGCCTTCTCGCCGGCGACGGCACCCCTCGCCGCGCGCGAGCTCGGCTCCGCCATGCGGCTGGCGCGGACCTTCGGCCCGGATTTCCTGGAGAGCGAAGGGCGCCGCGCCCCGGGCGTGACGGGCGCGCCCCGGGTGGCGTGGGAGACATCTTCTCCACCGGCGCGCCTCCGGCTCCTGCGGTGGCCGGGCGGAGCCTCGGCCTTCGAAGTGACGCACGGCGAGGCCCGGTGGCTCCTGTTCGCGGGGCGGGTCTCGGGCGCTTTTGACGCGGATACCCTGCCCGGCCGAGGATATGATGTGATCCGCCTGCCCGAGAGCCTGCTCGAGCGCCGGGACGTGCTGGACTGGCTCTCGCGGGCGCGGCCCCCGGCGATCATCGCCTCACCCTGGCGCGGCGGCGGGCCGCCTCCCCGGGACTGGCGGGAGACCCGGGCGCGCCAGCACGCGCTCGGGGTGTACCGGCCCTGGCGGCGCGGGATGGCCCGCCTCGAAACCGCCGGCGGGCCCATCGGCCGGGGCGGCGAGATGGTCCGCTACGAGATGGCGGCGTCCTGGCCCGCGGCCTCCCCGGGCCGCTGGACGGCCTGGCGTCCGCGCGGCCCCCTGAGCGCGGACGAGACGGACGCCTCCGAGGAAGACGAATGA